Proteins found in one Cervus canadensis isolate Bull #8, Minnesota chromosome 24, ASM1932006v1, whole genome shotgun sequence genomic segment:
- the LOC122426820 gene encoding small cysteine and glycine repeat-containing protein 4-like, protein MGCCGCGSCGGCGGGCGGGCGGGCGGGCGGGCGGGCGGGCSGCSSCRCYRVGCCTSCCPCCYGCCGGCCSVPVVCCHRRTCSCNSCGKGCCQQKGCCQKQCCH, encoded by the coding sequence ATGGGCTGCTGTGGTTGTGGAAGTTGCGGCGGCTGCGGCGGGGGCTGCGGCGGGGGCTGCGGCGGGggctgcggcggcggctgcggcgggggctgcggcggcggctgcggcggcggctgCAGCGGCTGCAGCAGCTGCAGGTGCTACCGGGTGGGCTGCTGCACCAGCTGCTGCCCCTGCTGCTACGGCTGCTGCGGGGGCTGCTGCAGCGTCCCCGTGGTCTGCTGCCACCGCCGCACCTGCAGCTGCAACTCGTGTGGGAAGGGCTGCTGCCAGCAGAAGGGCTGCTGCCAGAAGCAGTGCTGCCACTAG